A DNA window from Macadamia integrifolia cultivar HAES 741 chromosome 4, SCU_Mint_v3, whole genome shotgun sequence contains the following coding sequences:
- the LOC122076401 gene encoding MDIS1-interacting receptor like kinase 2-like produces the protein MKIVIITILSSIILVAFVIAVVIVVVWFIFSRKAKSIHFIIDGRTQKNGDLFSIWNYDEIIAYDDILEATEEFDIKYCIGTGGCGSVYMAKLPTEKVVAVKKFHHLEVEEKDYGKSFTNEIHILTRIRHQNIVKLYGFCSHLRCSFLVYEYIERGSLAYVLGNETEAMELDWRKRLNVINGVAQALSYLHHDCVPPIIHRDISSNNVLLDANLEPHVSDFGTAKILNHNASNRTICAGTNGYIAPELADTMVVTEKCDVYSFGVLALETIMGRHPGEHIFSLSLPNAKDIILKDVLDPRLPPPTQLVAQDLTLSMTLAIAFADNIWKEQNDGLYGGPSKSIFQIFDKVNLDVQDVDYSLQGVIKQPMDLICCRRLGRAGAGGVLRDHRGSYVRSFQKFLGVQTNYFVEFSALLEGIILAKELKGESLWIESDSAAVVVAVQSQSIPWYAKQDWIS, from the exons ATGAAGATTGTCATTATTACAATTCTTTCTAGCATCATACTTGTTGCTTTTGTAATTGCAGTTGTAATTGTTGTTGTCTGGTTCATCTTCTCCAGGAAAGCAAAGTCCATACATTTCATCATTGATGGAAGAACacaaaaaaatggagatttaTTTTCAATATGGAATTATGATGAGATAATTGCATATGATGACATTTTGGAAGCAACAGAAGAATTTGACATCAAATACTGCATTGGCactggaggttgtgggagtgttTACATGGCAAAGCTACCAACAGAGAAAGTAGTAGCAGTGAAAAAGTTTCATCACCTAGAGGTTGAAGAAAAGGACTATGGAAAGAGCTTCACTAATGAGATACACATATTAACAAGAATTCGGCATCAGAACATTGTGAAACTTTATGGGTTTTGTTCCCACCTAAGGTGCAGTTTTTTAGTTTATGAATACATAGAAAGGGGAAGCTTAGCTTATGTTCTTGGAAATGAAACAGAAGCCATGGAATTGGATTGGAGGAAACGTTTAAATGTCATCAACGGGGTGGCTCAAGCTTTGTCTTACTTACATCATGATTGTGTGCCACCAATAATTCATCGAGACATATCAAGCAACAATGTATTGCTGGATGCAAATCTTGAGCCTCATGTCTCTGACTTTGGAACTGCTAAAATTTTAAATCACAATGCATCGAACCGAACAATATGTGCAGGCACAAATGGATATATCGCTCCAG AGCTTGCTGATACGATGGTTGTGACTGAAAAATGCGACGTTTATAGCTTTGGGGTGCTGGCATTGGAGACAATCATGGGAAGGCATCCTGGTGAACATATCTTTTCACTATCATTGCCAAATGCAAAAGATATAATACTAAAGGATGTGTTAGATCCACGTCTCCCACCACCAACACAATTGGTAGCACAAGATTTGACTCTCTCAATGACGCTTGCAATTGCAT TTGCAGACAATATTTGGAAGGAACAGAATGATGGGCTCTATGGGGGTCCATCGAAGTCaatttttcagatttttgaCAAAGTAAATCTTGATGTGCAGGATGTGGATTATTCATTACAGGGAGTGATCAAGCAGCCAATGGACTTGATATGTTGTCGCAGGCTTG GCCGAGCTGGTGCAGGTGGTGTGCTAAGAGATCATAGAGGTTCCTATGTTAGATCATTTCAGAAATTTTTGGGAGTTCAGACGAACTATTTTGTAGAATTCAGTGCTCTTCTTGAAGGTATTATTTTGGCTAAGGAATTGAAGGGCGAATCTCTTTGGATTGAATCTGACTCGGCGGCTGTTGTTGTGGCAGTTCAATCACAATCTATTCCTTGGTATGCTAAGCAGGATTGGATATCTTGA